A region from the Mucilaginibacter sp. CSA2-8R genome encodes:
- a CDS encoding DUF6438 domain-containing protein — protein MSKNEENLKYPKALNYNMHLPKLMRCLILLLLLLTGNRLWAANAIDSLQTDHDVELFATRIVKEFYQFKKLVAVAPSTDFINQNTNCDSIALRWKGKNWQKADFNQDGKTDLFVILHEDNSRFQPYIIMDDGPRGFTLHNLKRSLSYTCELARVAAIGQQPALLYYYIKEEPTRQILNNLDHIQVNTLIYKFGGFVEYNRHPQPIAVNTIYLKTFGAWAGNSDFELTIRSDGKAIYKPLAWTSKKTQQTGIIAPDRLKEITGLLSYIRLRQLKSSYAVTWSDDQTAILKISLANGSVKTIDDYGLRGTFGLSHLYKLLFDLRTSEVWH, from the coding sequence ATGAGCAAAAACGAAGAGAACTTGAAATACCCAAAAGCGTTAAACTACAATATGCACCTACCTAAACTTATGCGCTGCCTCATCCTTTTACTGCTTTTACTCACCGGCAACCGCTTATGGGCAGCAAACGCTATTGACAGCCTCCAAACCGACCACGATGTGGAATTATTTGCCACCCGTATTGTTAAAGAGTTTTACCAATTTAAAAAATTGGTAGCCGTGGCACCCTCAACCGATTTCATCAATCAAAACACCAATTGCGACAGCATAGCCTTGCGCTGGAAGGGTAAAAACTGGCAGAAGGCCGATTTTAACCAAGACGGCAAAACCGACTTGTTTGTTATCTTGCATGAAGATAACAGCCGCTTTCAACCATACATCATTATGGACGACGGACCTCGCGGCTTTACACTGCACAACCTAAAGCGCAGCCTATCTTACACATGTGAGCTGGCCCGTGTTGCCGCTATTGGCCAGCAGCCTGCACTGCTGTATTATTATATTAAGGAGGAACCCACCCGGCAAATATTGAATAACCTCGATCATATACAGGTAAACACGCTTATTTACAAGTTTGGTGGTTTTGTTGAATATAATCGCCATCCACAGCCCATAGCTGTAAATACCATTTATTTAAAAACTTTTGGTGCATGGGCAGGTAACTCGGATTTTGAGCTTACTATCAGGTCTGATGGTAAAGCCATTTATAAACCGCTTGCCTGGACTTCCAAAAAAACCCAGCAAACCGGCATCATAGCGCCCGACAGACTTAAAGAGATAACAGGTTTGCTAAGTTACATTCGTTTGCGGCAACTCAAAAGCAGTTATGCAGTAACGTGGTCAGACGACCAAACCGCAATTCTTAAAATAAGCCTGGCAAACGGGTCTGTTAAAACCATTGATGATTATGGCCTGCGGGGCACCTTCGGTTTATCGCATTTGTACAAGTTATTGTTTGATTTAAGAACCAGTGAGGTTTGGCATTAA